In the Natranaerovirga hydrolytica genome, CCGAAGTTTCCGTTATATGTTTCTCGCTCGACTTGCATGTGTTAGGCACGCCGCCAGCGTTCATCCTGAGCCAGGATCAAACTCTCATGTTTGTAATTCGCTGACACTTCTTTCGAAGTTTTTGTTACTTGATCTTTTTGAAATTCTTTAGAATTTCGGGTTGCTTCACTGTTTAGTTATCATTGTGCTTGTTGTGCTTTGTGTTTTTGTGACAACGAAATATATCTTATCATATCTGTTTCGAAAAATCAACAGTAAATTTTAAATTTTTAAAAAAATTATTTTTTCCTCTGTTTTTTCGCTGTCGGTGAGATTTATAATATCAGAATTAAAATAGAATGTCAAGATATTTTTTTCAAAAACTTATTTGTGTTAAACAAAAAAACAAATCTCACCATTACATTGGTTTTATTATAAATTGATATCTATATGTTTTATCTTTCATTAGTCTATAAGGCATCTTCAAGTTGGCTTCACCTGGGTAATCTCCACCTACCCCTTTTTGTTTATAATCAATGTTAACTGTATGGATACCTTCTTCTTTTATTTCATAAATATGATCCCCTTCTTCTAAAGCCTCCATAGCATAAGGCCACACGCTCATATTAATCTTTTTATTGCCATAGCTATACACTTTAATGCCATTACCTGCTTGATTTTTCAGTTCAAACCATTCCACATCCGTATGATTACCGTTTTCTTGTGGTCTGATATAGTGATGCATAAAGTCTTCTACTTGTCCTTCATATAATCCCATTCTGGCACCTTGTTTTCGATCTGAATAATTCTCTTGTGGTCCTCGCCCATAAAAACTTAATTGATTGAATTCACTTGATACTTCACATTGCATACCAAAGCGAATCATTTCTTTTTTGGGCTTGCCTCTATGTTCTACTAAAATTTCTCCACTTCCTGTTACAATGTACTTGATTATCCTGTTGCCTTCAAAATTTTTGCATTTACATACCACTTCAATAATACACCTTTTATTGGTATTTTCTACTTTGATGTGTGTAATCTTTGATTTAGGGTTCTTCCAACTGTAGTCTATCTTTTTCTTCATTTTTTGAGGCTGAAGATTGCTTGATCCTCTGTCATTATCTATAGGCACTCGCCAATAATTTGCTTTTAATCCTTTTTTAAATAGTTCTTTGCCTTTGTATTCATAAGAACTTATCTCACCTTCTTGTTTATCAAACTTTAATTTAAACCCTTCACCTTTTATATCAATATTGTCCTTAGACTCTTGTACATAAATATATCCTTCATCATTTAAGGCTCTTTCCATGGTTCTCTTTTGCAGAGAAAACTGTTCAAAGGCTACTACAAAATCCTTTGGACACCATTTCTTCTCTTCTTTACTAATGAAATCAAAGTCAATGGTATAGTCAAAATCCTCTTCAAATGTTTTTATTTTATAGTCTATTTGTATTTCTTTTTCAGCTTGAGGCAATACATAAAGTTCATTAATTCCTTCTTTTTGTATGATTATACCCTCTTTTTTTACAGACCATATTAAAGCAATATCTTCTAAATTAGAAAAATGGTTTTCATTTTTTATTTTAAAAATTCCTTTACTAAGGTCTACTTCCTTTATTGCAATGTTTTGATACGCCTTTTTCACTTCATAAATAGCAGGGTGTAATTGTCTATCTGGTAACACTAAACCATTAAGACAAAAATGTCCATGATGTTTTTCTTCTTGAAAATCTCCTCCGTAAAGCCACATTTCTTTGCCATCTATTGCTTTGTATAAACTTTGGTCCACAAAATCCCAAATAAATCCCCCCATCCAATTAGGGTACTTTTTAAAATTGTCCACAAAATCTTTAAAATTTCCTAAGCTATTCTCCATACAATGAGCATATTCACATAGAAGTGCTGGTTTATCTTTGTATTGTTCCTTTTTAAAAGACTTATTATCTGCTGCTAATAAGTTGTCAAAATTTTCTTTGAAAGATATTTTGATATCTTCTTTGTTACCAACCACATGTATAAAATCCGGTGTTTTATACATAAATGAAATCACATCACTCACCAAAAGATCGGTATCTCCTTCATAATGAAATGGTCTTGTATCATCCATTGCTTTAGCTGCTTGTTTCATTGCTGTAAAATTGCTTCCAAATCCTGCTTCATTACCTAAAGACCACATAATAATACACGGATGGTTTCTATCTCTAAGAACCATTCTTTCTATTCGGTCTACCACAGCTTTCTTCCACTGTTTTTTACTTCCTGGTATGCCTTTTTTTCTTATCCCATGGGTTTCTATGTCCCCTTCATCCATGACATATATACCATACTCATCACATAGTTGATAAAATTTTTCATCATTTGGATAATGACTGGTTCTTACCGCATTAATATTATGCTGCTTTAATATTTTTATATCTTTGAGATATTCCTTTTCCGTAAGATACCAACCTGTTTTTGGATGAAAATCATGTCGGTTAACCCCTTTAATTAACACATTTTTGCCGTTAACTAAAAACATCCCATCTTGAATTTTTATTTCACGAAAACCAAAATGCGCCTTTTTAACCTGTATGATATCACCATTATAATCTTTTAGAATAAAATAAAATTGATACATATGTGGGTATTCACTGCTCCATAATTTAGGGTGATCTATTATTGTATCAAAAACGTACTCTTTTTGAACGTTTTCTTCTAAAACCATCTTTCCTTCCAAAACTTTTACAATTTCTTGGGCCTCACTGTCTGTTAGAATGACTTCTATTTGGTGTGCTTTTTTAATATTATCTGTATTTTTAAAATAAAGTTTTATATACAGGTGGGCTTTGGTGTAGGATTCAATAAAAGAAGAATAAGCATAGTAATCCCATATAAATTGTTTGGGTTCACAATATACAAAAACGTCTCTATAGATGCCACCTAAAAACCACATGTCTTGATCTTCTAAATAAGTTCCATCACTGTATTTATAAACTTCTACAGCAATTTGATTTTTTCCATTTTTAATATATGGGGTGATGTTAAATTCTGAAGGCGTCATTGATCCTTGACTATATCCTACTTTTTCTCCGTTTATCCATAGATAAAAAGCTGATTTTACGGCACCAAAATAAATAAAGACATTCTCCTTGCACCAATTATTAGGTATCATAAAGTCCCTTCTATAAGAACCTATTGGTGTGTCTTTATAATCGATGCTAGGAAGTTCCTTTTTCTTTTTACTAATGGCTGGTGGATAATCAAATGCTAAGTAATACGGTGTACCATAGCCTTGGGTTTCCCAAACGCTAGGGACTTTAATACATTTCCATTCACTAACATCATAATCTATTTCATAAAACTTTTCTGGTCTTTCTAAAAATGAGCTGGAATACTTAAATTGCCATTGTCCATTTAAAGAAATTTTATAAAGCGTTTCTTTTGTATCTGCTATGCTTATGGTATCAAACCGATCTAAATATGTATGTCCTGCTTCTTTATTTATGCTGATTACTTCTGGATTTTCCCAATCGTAATTATCAGTTTTTTTCCCCTTCATAAAAAACTTCCTCTCTTATGTATGTTAAGCTGACCTTATCTTAGTTAAATTATAAAGGATTATTAGAAATTATACAATGTGTTTAAAACAGCTTCTGAAGCTGATGTTTTTTATTTCAAAAATATTTTCCCTTTTATGCTTTTACAAATTGGAAAAATATGGTAATATTAAATTACTTATTACTTTAGGGGGAGATCAATTTGTCCATTTTGCCAGATTCGTTAACTGATGAATTACAATTTTTAGTGGAAGAATACGAGTTAATTAATACCAGTATTTTAGACCAAATGACTAAATTCAGTGATTATTGTAGCAAAATCAATCGAAGCATTATTAAATCATGTACCCAATGTGGCTGTGTTAAAATAGATGCTAATAAAAACATCTTTGAAGACCTTCATCAATTTGCTTTAGATAAAAAAAGCACACATTGTTTTGGTGATTTGTGTCCTGATTGCAAAGAATTGATAGAAAAAAACATCGGTAGTGCTTTATATTACTTAGCGTCTATTTGCAACAGTTTAGACTTAAATTTATACGATATTTTGATCAAAGAGATTCAAAAGGTTGACTTGTTGAGAAAATACAATATTGAATGAACAAGAGGTTATGCAAATCCCCCAAGAATGCGTTAAAACATACTTGAGGGACTTTTTTTATCTTACAATACTGAGTGCTTCTGTAACATTTTCTACGCCAAATACTTTTATTGTGTTAGATGGTTTGAAATTTTTTAGGTTGGCTTTTGGCATAATACAAACATCAAAACCTAATTTTTCAGCCTCTATAACCCTTTGTTCTGCCATATTAACCGCTCTTACTTCTCCAGTTAATCCTACTTCTCCAAATACAATGGTTTTTGAGTGAATGGGTGTGTTTTTAAAACTTGATGCGATTGCCATAATAATCCCT is a window encoding:
- a CDS encoding DUF1573 domain-containing protein codes for the protein MSILPDSLTDELQFLVEEYELINTSILDQMTKFSDYCSKINRSIIKSCTQCGCVKIDANKNIFEDLHQFALDKKSTHCFGDLCPDCKELIEKNIGSALYYLASICNSLDLNLYDILIKEIQKVDLLRKYNIE
- a CDS encoding glycoside hydrolase family 2 TIM barrel-domain containing protein — translated: MKGKKTDNYDWENPEVISINKEAGHTYLDRFDTISIADTKETLYKISLNGQWQFKYSSSFLERPEKFYEIDYDVSEWKCIKVPSVWETQGYGTPYYLAFDYPPAISKKKKELPSIDYKDTPIGSYRRDFMIPNNWCKENVFIYFGAVKSAFYLWINGEKVGYSQGSMTPSEFNITPYIKNGKNQIAVEVYKYSDGTYLEDQDMWFLGGIYRDVFVYCEPKQFIWDYYAYSSFIESYTKAHLYIKLYFKNTDNIKKAHQIEVILTDSEAQEIVKVLEGKMVLEENVQKEYVFDTIIDHPKLWSSEYPHMYQFYFILKDYNGDIIQVKKAHFGFREIKIQDGMFLVNGKNVLIKGVNRHDFHPKTGWYLTEKEYLKDIKILKQHNINAVRTSHYPNDEKFYQLCDEYGIYVMDEGDIETHGIRKKGIPGSKKQWKKAVVDRIERMVLRDRNHPCIIMWSLGNEAGFGSNFTAMKQAAKAMDDTRPFHYEGDTDLLVSDVISFMYKTPDFIHVVGNKEDIKISFKENFDNLLAADNKSFKKEQYKDKPALLCEYAHCMENSLGNFKDFVDNFKKYPNWMGGFIWDFVDQSLYKAIDGKEMWLYGGDFQEEKHHGHFCLNGLVLPDRQLHPAIYEVKKAYQNIAIKEVDLSKGIFKIKNENHFSNLEDIALIWSVKKEGIIIQKEGINELYVLPQAEKEIQIDYKIKTFEEDFDYTIDFDFISKEEKKWCPKDFVVAFEQFSLQKRTMERALNDEGYIYVQESKDNIDIKGEGFKLKFDKQEGEISSYEYKGKELFKKGLKANYWRVPIDNDRGSSNLQPQKMKKKIDYSWKNPKSKITHIKVENTNKRCIIEVVCKCKNFEGNRIIKYIVTGSGEILVEHRGKPKKEMIRFGMQCEVSSEFNQLSFYGRGPQENYSDRKQGARMGLYEGQVEDFMHHYIRPQENGNHTDVEWFELKNQAGNGIKVYSYGNKKINMSVWPYAMEALEEGDHIYEIKEEGIHTVNIDYKQKGVGGDYPGEANLKMPYRLMKDKTYRYQFIIKPM